From Lucilia cuprina isolate Lc7/37 chromosome 4, ASM2204524v1, whole genome shotgun sequence:
ACTAAAACCAGGGTTGCCATTGAGAATTAttcaaagttattaaaaagaaataaattttaaattcgaatttaGTTCACAAACTAAAGTTgacttaaaaaaagtttctgtTATATTTCGAATCAGCATATGTGACttatttggaaataaatattagttttgtccACTAAAACCAGGGTTGCCATTGAGAATCAttcaaagttattaaaaataaataaattttaaattcgatTTTAGTTCAGATAGGAAAGCTGACTCAAAAAAGATTCTGTTATATTTCGAATCAGCATATGTGACttatttggaaataaatattagttttgtccACTAAAACCAGGGTTGCCGTTGAGAATTAttcaaagttataaaaaataaataaattttaatttcaaaatttttaatttttaaatttagttcaaAAACTAAAGTTgacttaaaaaaagtttctgtTATATTTCAAATCAGCATATCTgacttatttgaaaataattttatccaCTAAAACCAGGGTTGCCATTGAGAACCATTCAAAGTTTGTAATCAGCTTACttgataaaattacaaatttattttaactttttgctaCTAGTCAGTGTAGCCAACTAGTCACTGTTTAATATTTCTTGTCCTGGCGATTAATcgcttttttttcttaaaaccagcatttcttaaacaatgaatctcaaaaacaaaattatgataattattataattaaaaacaagacttaaaattataaaacaaaaccacaaatgaaaagaaattataaatgtaaaatatatacataaatttagttaaaacaaatgttaaaataatctctaaaaagaaaaaactaaattctttgctcatttatatatttttttcaattcctAATTACaacttaatacaaaaattttaagaaatacatgtattcttataattttaaacacttctttctttttttgtccctattttaaatgtatactaaagaccaaataaacaaaaacaaaaaacaactttagcaCAAAACTTATATAagtattaaaagaagaaaaaaataccaaataaatatttaaaataataaataaacaatataacaaGAAAACTTACAGCATTTACAATTACAACAGTACAGTATATAtacaaaagaatatatatataaatatataacaacCAACACACACATCACCactcaaaaacatttaaatcacATTTCactataacaaaacaaaaaaaaaaaaataaaattaattacaaataatatatatatttaaactaattatatagtttatagacagacaagaaaatataaaacaaactcgTAAGTAATGAACATAAgcattcaaaatttttagaattaaagtttaatttttggtttttttaggACCAAAACACATTTCAAACACATTTATGTTTCCTACTTTAATTCTTTTAGTTTTGAATGCTTTGTTTTGTTATCTTAAACAAACCAAACTTAAGCAAttgcaatagaatttaaaagcaaattatatatagaaatacaacaattaaaatccatatttataatattaattaactcttaattatattgtaaaagcaattaattaaaatttagacGTCGGTAATAAAAATAGAACTTAAAAACGAAAGGTAACAAAACTGATGAGGGGAAAACAaaacacagagttttataaacaatttcaataCACATTGAAACGAAACCAAATAGCTAAAGAAtgagtaaattaaataaatttttaaaattattactaaattttaaatttagatcTTAAAGTTCGTTAAACGGATTACTTATGTATTTAATCcatgtttattttctaaatgattttaaacactttatatgATGGCCCATATAATCTCtgtaaacaatattaataacaaccaccaacaaaaaaatggaaatagcATTTAAACACTCCTCCTCCCACTCTTtctataaataatgtttaataatatacatacataaataaatatatttgtcttttttatttattatattccataacaaataaaatttctttcaccaaataaattgtatatacaaaagaaacaaaaaataaaaaaggaaaaatatgtgTCACCAATACctttttcattaatttccaacaataacaacacaatAAAAGTCATTCttgcataaataaacaaatttcaataaatttatacttTCTTGAGGCATTTATAaacattatacaaaaaaaaactcaataataaattaaaataaaataaaccaaaataatagggaaataaaacaaatctcaaaaaaaaaaaaaacgaaatgttaatgaaagtttaagaaataaaaaagttaaaaccaagcctataattttatgtttaaaaccgGAAGTTCTATATAACAAATAAGGAATtacacaattaaaattatttttttaacgaacgatttttaaaagtttcatatttTACCCAATAAAGTGATTCATATTGTGTTTgcggaaaatatatttatttttttttacagtaACTCTTAACCATTTTAgacttaagtctatagtcaacaccatagaccagacttttTAAGTCAAaagtatagtccagattatagtagAATATAGTCGATACAATTGTCTATGTAAAAGACTAAACTTTACACTATAGTCAAGGGTATAGTCCAGTATAAGTAGTCGACTATACTCTCGACtctgattatagactaaacaaaaaaatatactatagaatagctgattctagaacttaactaaatatctaatttagttctagatcagttctagtttagttctaatttaatTCTCTTTCAGTTCAGGTCAagttcaattccagttcagttttagttcagttctagtacagatctagttcacttctagttgtagtttagtttgtGTTAGTTTCTATTTtcgttctgttctatttcagttctagttgagttctagttcaattctagttgagttctagttcagttctagttctagttcagttctagtttagttctagttaagttctagttaagttctagttcagttctagttcagttctagttcagttctagttcagtNNNNNNNNNNNNNNNNNNNNNNNNNNNNNNNNNNNNNNNNNNNNNNNNNNNNNNNNNNNNNNNNNNNNNNNNNNNNNNNNNNNNNNNNNNNNNNNNNNNNgttctagttcagttctagttcagttctagttcagttttagttcagttctagttcagttctagttcagttctagttcagttctagttcagttctagttcagttctagcttggttctagttcaattcttgttcagttctagttcaattccaattaagttctagctcagttctagttctctattttcaataattccaCAAGTAAATAAAGGTTTTGGTTCTTAACATATAGCAGGCGCAGTTTTTgggaataaatgtaaaaatgtgttttattgtCCTCAAAATATTTAAGACTTTAAATAAAccacaataaaaaacatattggcttaaaaaaaaaattattctttttaatttagactgaaatttaaaaaatatatattctaaaatttcaaacaaactcaaaaaaattgtctttcAAATAAaccaacgaaataaaaaaagatcttttttttaaaaacaactaacgatttaaaatttaataaaaagaaaaacaaaaataaattagttttttgctaaaaatctgtaatttccaaacaaataacaaaattaatataatttttcaaaatatatttagtaccttaaataattttaaaatttattaaacaaaaccaaaaggaaaataaaactttttaaaaattaagctattaaaaaagacatttaaaatataatattaaatttaatttaatgaaattaaatttatttaaaaaaaaacataaacatattttgaaaacaaaacccCCAgagatataaaacaaaaacaaaccaaaaaaatatatatatataaattatctaaaaacaAAGAGTTAATAATGTTCTAttaacttataaaaataaaatataacaaaaagaataaaaccaAACAATTTATTGATTCTTGAAAATGATgatattgtaaaattaattgatttaaaagaataaaacaaaaacttaaaatctaataaataaatatggaaTCAcagtaaatacatattattaaacaagaaaaattaaaaaaaaacaaaatattaaatttaactttaaaaacaaacaaaaaaaaaaacatattaaaacgatttattgttttattgaaaaagaataaaaaaatatacttaaattataagaaaaataagtggaaataaattaaaaataaaaaaagaaaaattattttatttaacaaggaTTTAAGAAGAGGAAGGGTAAGTTGTTGCAAATTATAACATTGCTCAATTTTtttcaggactatagtctagtttaagtaagttgttgttgttgtagcagcgacacctGAAATTACacgtatatatatttaaacattattccCTACTCTTCTTCTTCGCTCTGGTTATCCGACTCCGTTAGATCTAAACCCAGTAGACGAGCCGCATCCAACGGCTGAGTCCAAAGGGATTCAGGTTCCAACTGAGTTGGATTTGCCTTGCAGTTAAAagccacaccgactttacacgtAGTTTAAGTAAGTaatatagtctggtttataatcggacatatagactggactatagtttaaaccaaattttctatattttggccaaaagttcagttctagcttagttctagttcagttctagttcagttcttgttcagttctagttcatttctagttcagttctagttcagttctagttcagttctagttcagttctagttcagttctagttcagttctagttcagttcttgttcagttctagttcagttctagttctagttcagttctagttcagttctagttcagttctagttcagttctagttcagttctagttcagttctagttcagttctagttcagttctagttcagttctagttcaattctagttcagttctagttcagttctagttcagttctagttcagttctagttcagttctagttcagttctagttcagttctagttcagttctagttcagttctagttcagttctagttcagttctagttcagttctagttcagttctagttcagttctagttcagttctagttcagttctagttcagttctagttcagttctagttcagttctagttcagttctagttcagttcaagttcagatctagttcagttctagttcagttctagttcagttctaattcagttctagtttagttctagttcatttctagttcagttaaagttcaattctagttcagttctagtgcagtcctagttctgttctagcttagttctagttcaattctagtccaCTTCTAGTTCTTgctcggttctagttcagtcctgattgagttctagatcagttctagttcagctttagcttagtttttagtttagtataatctagtctatattctagtctgtagaccagtctataatttagtctgtagtctagtccatgacctttctatagtttagtctatagcttagtctgtagcctagtctatagtctggtctaaagccaggtctattatagtctagtctatagtttacactaGTTAATAGTATATAGATTGTATATTGTAGTAATAGcattaaagactatagtcttttatgATACATAGTCAAgtcttaaaaatattcaataatctGTAGTGaagttaattatatataatatggtCTATTCAATAGCCTAGTTTAGTGTACATTTTAGTCGTTGGTccagtctattgtttagtctatagtttgaaatCTTTTCTgtcatctttttaaataaaacattgctacaaatttatgtttatacattttatttatttctttattaaaaattcgctTTTATTTAGGGGGGTGATGGTGTTACACATAATTATACTtgtatttgccattttttttacaatattcataatttatattttttatattttatttaaatgttgttttttttttttgtatttttaatatatttgtttatatgagtttatgtatatttaattaatgtagatttttttaaacctttatgtaatattttttttaatgtatttttacacTTTGAGcgctgttttttataaatttcattttttgtaacttttcttatggattttcttttattatatatatttatatttgtgtgaattttatatctaattttatttttggcatAATCTATAAATATCTGTTTGTATACTATGTTTCTTTTGAGATttccaattaaatttttaaagaagaagATTAAGTTAAAGaagttaaatgaaatatatatcaGTCAAGGCTTTAGTTCAGACAATAtgctagtctattaactagactatgctatagtctaggttatggagtaataaaaaacttagactacagattagactattgactaaacaatTGTGCAGACTATGAACACGACTATTGTATTGGCTAGACTATTtcccagactataaactagttaatagtttattgtacggactagtctacagtttagtctatagtcaatactttaATTAGGCTAAagtctaaggagtgagatcgaaaaattcttaacatacatatatgtttataaaaaagaaaccactaaacttacagctttattttttttatttgattcaaattattaatacaatttaaaaaaaaaaaatatttttagttttaatcactagtgatgaaattttgaacccttttcggaaacccttccattaacgttttttatagtgctttctgtcactttgctcgaacatgtagtccatctccgtttaaaatctaccacacttttggacaccttttttgtactctacaattctcttttaacaagaccacaatatctctccactggccttagctccgggcagtttggaggatttacctctcttggtacaaataccacattattgttcttgtaccactcaagggcttgtttaccatagtgacaggatgccaagtcaggccaaaaataagtggacacattatgaagtcttatgaatggaagcagccttttttgtaaagattccttgatgtttaccatagtgacaggatgccaagtcaggccaaaaataagtggacacattatgaagtcttatgaatggaagcagccttttttgtaaagattccttgatgtaaatttcggtatttatagagcccgttgtaacaaatgattggcttcttttgccgcaactgcatattgcttgccataccaagaactttctgggaaattttgtctgcttttgggtcctaaacttttcttcaacattccctcgagcatcagcaacataaaacttttgacctggaagttgcgaaaaatctgccagaacatacgtttcgtcatccattatgcagcaagaatatttttttataaaacttgacttcaatttccgtgctctgtttttggcctctaaatttttagcagcgttcctgtcaggaactttttgagccttgtatgtttttaaacctgcattagctttaacttttcgtaccaaatagtccgtgcactgagctaaccgagctgctttcctaccggatgtgttgggagctcttttgaaaatgcgttctatttttttggcttgaGAAACaacatgtggaccattccttctacctgaaccaggttttctatcaactgacaagttctcccggtactgtttaataacatttgaaacagtttgacggctgacctttgtatgcttggccaactttttataagaccaagttgggtttagttgaaaatatttaataatttcagtacgcacttttttctggtcactcattttaatcagattaacaaaaaaattaatataattgacattacacataataactgacatgtttttcaaaggtaacttgatcaaaaaaaaaaaatcaaataatactttggttgaaaaatgtaatgaaaaacgtgtgtttaagaatttttcgatctcactccttatgctGTACAAAATACTtaagtccatactatagactaaagcaATGTCCACACTATTATCTATACCATAGACTATTTTGTAGGTAATATTCCACCCTATAGACCCTActttatacatatgttttgttcaaaagattttttccttaagtctggactatactcgAGTCGATATTGGAACAATAAGCTATTGCCTAAACTGCAGTTTAACTGTAGCAGAAGAAATTGTGCAGATTATTCGAAACACTTTGTCGAActtcaaaattttgatttaaatattctttgCCTTTAACTGACCTCTAAAATACAATGAATACAACAGCTATCAGAAGCATTTATGTAAAGGCAAcctcaaaatatatattttgttgatcAACAATAGCGGCTCTGTCAATTTTAAGGCCAAAGACTTCACAAGTTCGTATGTCTACTATAAAAAAGTGATCGAGATTCTTTActaattccaaaaaaaacaaatcgatTCATAtgggtataaaataaaaaacaactttcatttaaattatgaaataaatccaatttattcaaaataataaagacaatttttatttgcatttcgaACATAAAATggtgaatatattaaaaaaaatcaataataataaacaaattataacagAATTAAGGCCAATTAGAGAGAAGAAAAAAGTATCaatgaaaaaaatagtaaataattaaatacttatacaaaaaacgaaaaaaaaaactacttataaACAAAAGTCTTCCAGGGTCTgctatatataatattaataataaagttaagaaaataaaaaaaaataaacaaataaaaaaattaaataataaaacttgagaaattgtaaattaactttgtataattaatatacaaaaagaattaaactaaataagtatgtatacaggaacaaagaaataaaaaataaaagaaatttcttaaagtttaaaaaaagagccgtgagtttgtttttgttgtttaatataaagaatttaactTAATAAGTTTCATTTgtcataaaacttttaaacaggtcttagtttttatatgttttttgttgtattaataTAATCTATATTTTAAGCTGTGGGtttctgttttatatatttattacatagaatttaaaatatttttatttaatattttgttttgttctcttttttttgttgtgttgtgtctagtttatgatttattaatatttttaatattctttgcaattatttggtttttattttgctttcttcatttttattttaataataaatgttttttttttaattgtttatatataataaattggtTGGTGtgttgtttgttaaatattttatcatatggGGTGTGTCaagatatttatttgtaaaaaaagtactaataaattaatttcattataattatttttatacttaagcACTCATTGTTTTCCATTGTTCAATTGttggttaatttatttttttatatattttgttttaattaattttgtgcaacaaaatgttgttttctaaagttgttaaaaaataccttttttactttaagtttgttttcttaaatgtaggcataaatatgttttgtatgtAGGTTTATTCCAAAGAGCCTTTGTAAAGAAACATTGTAATGGAAtttcttcaaacaaatttatctgaaatggaaaaataaataaatgtgagatatttttcataaagttaGTAAGcaaacaagaaaagaaaaagataagacttcattctggactatagactagaatttggtcaggactatagactagactatagtcaggactataaactgcACTACACTCAggactatagtcaacactacaGTCCAGGAGTATAGTCGGACTAGttcgattctagttcagttctagtgcagttctagttcagttctagttcatatctagttcagttctagttcagttctagttcagttctagttcagttctagttcagttcttgttcagttctagttcagttctagttcagttctagttcagttctagttcagttctagttcagttctagttcagttctagttcagttctagttcagttctagttcagttctagttcagttctagttcagttctagttcagttctagttcagttctagttcagttctagttcagttctagttcagttctagttcagttctagttcagttctagttcagttctagttcagttctagttcagttttagttcagttctagttcagttcagttctagttctagttctagttcagttctagttcttgttcagttctagttcttgttcagttctagctcagttctagttcagtactagttctgttctagcttagttattgttcagttctagtttagtttatagtctagcaatatctatattctagcctagtctagtctatactgaataaacttgtctatagtctagtctatagtttagactatagcctggtctatagtctagtctatagcctggtctatagtctagtctatagcctggtctatagtctagtctatagcctggtctatagtctagtctatagcctggtctatagtctagtctatagcctggtcaattatagtctattctatagtttagactagctTATAGTATTTAGATTGTATactgtagtatatagtctagactatagtatagtctacagtttagtagTAGTAccattatagtctatagtcttgtatgatatatagtctagtcttaaaaatattcagtaatctATATATAatcatagactacactattgtcAGGACTATGGACAGACTATTAACAAGACTATAGccaggactatagacaagacaacaCTATAGTCAGGGCTGACAGGTCAAGACTgtagtcaggtctatagactatagtcaggactaaagacaagattatattcaggactatagactatcgtcttgtctagtctttagtcttgtcaggactatagtcatgaaattaggcttgactatagtcgggactatagaatagacaacaggcagaattatagactagactatagtcaggaccatAGACTGAACTTTTGTCAGGATCATAGATATTAAGAGAACTTTAAAcatgactatagtcaggactatacaTACGATTACatagtagactatagttagGACCATACACTACACTATATTGAAGGCAAGAGAAAAAACCAGCCTGAAGTCATCAAGACTACAGAAGTGATTCGCcagaacttttgtttttttagtgagatattgataattaaattattactcACTTTAACCaacataatcatcatcattgtcatcTTCTTTCTTACACATGTATTCTATGTCACGAAACTGAGGTAGCAAAAAACTCTTGCAATCGCTGAACAGTGCCACGATCCAATTTACACAAAtcaaaatcaaatgtttttgttgtaatttcatAGCAGCCGGTGGCCGCTATTAGTTCAACCACATGCTGAAGATCTTCATTATCCTGTAGAGTCATAATTTTATGATGCAACTCTTGTAATTCACTCAAATAGTCGAGAGGCAGTTGATGAGGTGGTGCCAAACCTGAGGAATTTGTCGTCGATGACGGTGTCGAATTACTATTGCAGGTGGCGGCATTAGCAGTAGCACTAGTAGCATTACCCACAGCCTCGGTGGCACTTAAGGCGGGTGAATGAGCTGCCGAAGGTGCTGACGAGGGTGGTGGCAGTGGTGCTGCAGCCGCTGTACTCGAGGGTGAAGCACTCGGTTGTAAGAATGTGGTAGAAGCCTCTGCTGATATACTGGCTCTTGAGCCACTGTTGCGTAATGATGGAGATCGGGATTTTTCTCTTATGggttttgtttgttctttagtttttaattgcTTGAGTGGAGGTTCAATAAACGTATTTACAGCCTGTGAGTTGCGACGtcttttcttttccttttcttCTTCTTTGGGAGGTTTGTCCAAGGGCTTTTCTTTGGCAGCCGGCTTAACGATTTTCGGGGGTTCTTTTGAGACTGGTGAATGTAAGGGAGCCGCCGGCGTTGCTACTGTAGGAGGAGCTGCAAAGGTTTTTGTCCGCTGCTCCTGTGCTGGGGCTGGCTTCTGTTGTTTGGGTAGCGGTAAGTCGGGAAAACTTGAATTAGAGCTGTCCGAATGTGTGATAATGGGCGAAGATTGTAATGCTGTCTTTGTTGTTGCAGATTCATTAGGCGACGGTGTTACCCCCTCCATAGTGGCAGCCGGTAAACTGTCGGTATCGCTTAAatctaaattcaaatttttgtctGTTGCTGTTTTAAGGCTGGCTTCCGTTGTCATAGCAGCTGCCGGgggatttgttgttgcatttgtcATTGTCGCCGAGACACTTGAAGAAGAGGAGGAGGTTGATAGAGAAGCAGCAGAACCGGTGTGAACAGTACTATTGTTAGCTGCTAGTTTAGCCTGTTTTGCTTTAGATTCACTGGCATCCTGATCATTTgatttgtgtttgtgtttttcttcCTTGGATTTATCTTTGGATttcttctctttattttttgaagattttgtAGAAGAGGTCGAGGAGGAAGAAGAGTTTATGGCGGTGCTATTGTAGGGTGCTGTATTATTGATTGATAAGGAGGAATTTGTTACAGTTGTAGAGTTAGTATTCGAGGACTCTTCTGTTATATTAACTGCTGGAGCTGCTGCTGGGGGTAAAGCTTTTGTAGCATTGGAGCTTTGTTGGTTGGTATTGTAAGTTTCTGAGGATTTTTCCTCACTGTGTTTTTCTTTAGCCTCTTTTTCCTTTTTGGcctctttttctttttctttttccttttctttatcCTTATCTTTGTCTTTATCTCTCTCTTTGTCTTTATCCTTGTCACGTTCCTTATCCCTTTCACGATCCTTATCTTTGTCCTTGTTCTTTTCCTTCTTTTTGTGTTTGTGCGAACGTTTATCTTTTTCGGGGACATTTGTATTGGAATTTAATGAAGAGGATTTTTTCTCCGATGCGGTGTGTTGAGCTGTATGAGAGGTTGGTGGAGCAAGAGAATTGTTTGCATTATTGCTTAGAGCAACTGGTTTGTTATCGCCTGTTTTAAACAAGTCTTGTTTGGCTAACTTTTCTGGTTTCTTGTTTGCATCATTTGCCTGATTTGGAGCGTTTGTGCTTATGGGATTTATAGGAGTTTTGGAGTTTTTGTTGTCTAAATTATTTGTGTTAGAGGAATTATTGTTAGAGGGATTAATTGTGTTGTTGGCTTTATTGCTTTCTTCCTTGACAGCCGCTCTTTGTTGACTTTCAGCTAGTTTTTGTTTCTCCCTTTCTTCATGGCGTTTTTCTTTATCACGCTCCTTGTCT
This genomic window contains:
- the LOC111688987 gene encoding general transcriptional corepressor trfA; its protein translation is MAVKVQFQIGHTSKLRSKKTVEGFTHDWELYVKGVQQADISAFVEKIIFNLHESFQKPKRVCSKPPYVIQESGYAGFIVFIDIHFRNRDEPKKVQFNYDLDLQQTGPPQHRHDVKTFIFDNPSEEYRQKLLKGGGVPVSGVVGGPAPSLNNNVPALPPSTSLNHSPGDGHKTQMSEGKKHKSRPDDTRSNSFANLFGPPITKTTTVAGTAPSKHSPDSKISPGHVSGAHQSSSGSTLPVTKEKSSKDKEKSSEKSKERSEKKEKHHKQSVNSPHKEGRSESKKSDNSKHEKRDKTEEKSKKDKNRDKDRDRDRDKSSAVNANSNSKRPSSPKTAREHSPHKSIPSNTSTVATNANNTNSVPRPSSSNSGKLEEIKTSSKSSKDSTGEGKSKETKQRESSSSSSGKKSKKEKRDKDKERDKEKRHEEREKQKLAESQQRAAVKEESNKANNTINPSNNNSSNTNNLDNKNSKTPINPISTNAPNQANDANKKPEKLAKQDLFKTGDNKPVALSNNANNSLAPPTSHTAQHTASEKKSSSLNSNTNVPEKDKRSHKHKKKEKNKDKDKDRERDKERDKDKDKERDKDKDKDKEKEKEKEKEAKKEKEAKEKHSEEKSSETYNTNQQSSNATKALPPAAAPAVNITEESSNTNSTTVTNSSLSINNTAPYNSTAINSSSSSTSSTKSSKNKEKKSKDKSKEEKHKHKSNDQDASESKAKQAKLAANNSTVHTGSAASLSTSSSSSSVSATMTNATTNPPAAAMTTEASLKTATDKNLNLDLSDTDSLPAATMEGVTPSPNESATTKTALQSSPIITHSDSSNSSFPDLPLPKQQKPAPAQEQRTKTFAAPPTVATPAAPLHSPVSKEPPKIVKPAAKEKPLDKPPKEEEKEKKRRRNSQAVNTFIEPPLKQLKTKEQTKPIREKSRSPSLRNSGSRASISAEASTTFLQPSASPSSTAAAAPLPPPSSAPSAAHSPALSATEAVGNATSATANAATCNSNSTPSSTTNSSGLAPPHQLPLDYLSELQELHHKIMTLQDNEDLQHVVELIAATGCYEITTKTFDFDLCKLDRGTVQRLQEFFATSVS